A stretch of DNA from Bacteroidota bacterium:
GGCTCCATTGCCATTGGTAATTGTAGCTTCCGCCACCACCCGAAGGCATAGAGCCTGAAAATAATGCAGGTTTACTTCCTTCACAAATACTTTGTGGGGACGAAACGGTGTTGTTTGTAATCTGAGCACTGGTAAATGACGTTACCATAAGACCCAAAAGCAAACCAATGAGTTTGATTTTTGTAATTTTATTTTTCATATTTTAGGGATATAAATAATTTGTGAGCTGCGAAAGTAGAACATATTTTTAAAAAGAATTGAACAACTTATCCTAGCTTGTATATAAATTGCCATTCGGAAACTATATTTATAGACAGGTTGGGAGTATCACAATGGCGTGGTCGTTCATAGGTGATTTAATTTTGAACATTTTTTCAATACAGTGTTGACATATGTACTATATTTCGCCCATCAAAAAAGAGATAAATTATGTAGCCTTTACAAGAGGTGTACTTAAATAAACATACTACATATAACCTGTAAAATTAATATGACAAACAGAAGAAATTTTATAAAGAACACAGCATTGGTAATAGGTTCTATGCCCTTTTTGAGTTTAGCTGAATCAAAAGGTAATTCAAAAATAAAAGGCAAGCCCATAGTGGTAAGCACTTGGGATTTTGGGAAAGTTGCCAATCAGGAAGCGTGGAAAATATTATCAGAAAAAGGTTCTGCTGTAGATGCCGTTGAAAAAGGGGTCATGTTTGTTGAATCTGATCCTACACAAATGTCTGTGGGTTTGGCCGCCTTGCCCGACCGTGATGGACATCCCACGCTTGATGCATGTATTATGAAGGGAAATGGTGATTGTGGTTCCGTTGTTTTTTTAGAACATATCATGCATCCGATAAGTGTGGCACGAGGAGTGATGGAAAAAACGCCACATATAATTTTGGCTGGAGAAGGGGCTCAACAATTTGCCATCAATACTTTGGGTATGAAAATAGAAACAGTAATCAATCCCAAATCGCAAGACGCATATCAAGAGTGGCTCAAAAAGTCGGAATATAAACCTATCATTAATATAGAAAATCACGATACCATTGGTATGATAGCAATGGATGCAAATGGGCTACTGGCAGGTGCTTGCACTACGAGTGGCTTGGCTTTTAAAATGCATGGTAGGGTAGGAGATTCGCCTATTATAGGAGCTGGATTATTTGTGGATGAAGATGCTGGTGCAGTAACTGCAACTGGTGTTGGCGAAGAGGTGATTAGAATTGCGGGAAGTCATTTGGTAGCTGAACTTATGCGTAATGGAATGCATCCTGAAAAGGCTTGCAAAACTGCAGTTGAAAGAATATATAAACGAAAAAAAGATAATATCAAAAAT
This window harbors:
- a CDS encoding N(4)-(beta-N-acetylglucosaminyl)-L-asparaginase: MTNRRNFIKNTALVIGSMPFLSLAESKGNSKIKGKPIVVSTWDFGKVANQEAWKILSEKGSAVDAVEKGVMFVESDPTQMSVGLAALPDRDGHPTLDACIMKGNGDCGSVVFLEHIMHPISVARGVMEKTPHIILAGEGAQQFAINTLGMKIETVINPKSQDAYQEWLKKSEYKPIINIENHDTIGMIAMDANGLLAGACTTSGLAFKMHGRVGDSPIIGAGLFVDEDAGAVTATGVGEEVIRIAGSHLVAELMRNGMHPEKACKTAVERIYKRKKDNIKNIQVGFIAINLEGEVGAFGIHKGFTYAVKTDTIDEIYQGKFLME